In Thermomicrobiales bacterium, one DNA window encodes the following:
- a CDS encoding YihY/virulence factor BrkB family protein has product MSSVTATATRKAQRAMEQIRSDRRAAVLLVRESVNSFMRIDAMGLAKQVAFSVLFAALPTLFVLVASAALMEHWLGIPVTSEIRTFIYEQTPPEAHIILIAGVDQAISDASTQLASFTAIFAIVLALWGGMAGVGALIEATNRAYGIRNTRNIMKKRGMALAMTLLFTAMVVLTVTASFFNERVIQQLMEWSGHDGLIADFGELSQLVLSISITFGVLFILYFVGPDVALTARMTIPGAVLGTMSWVLMIQLFGVIASRVPYQNIYGAAGTAIILLYFLNFAALGLIMGAILNGAIGHHYDKRRAADLAAHPEKLRYIEEYREQYSDAI; this is encoded by the coding sequence TTGAGCTCGGTCACCGCCACTGCCACCCGAAAAGCGCAACGGGCGATGGAGCAGATCCGTTCGGATCGGCGCGCTGCCGTCCTGTTGGTGCGCGAATCGGTGAACTCATTCATGCGCATCGACGCAATGGGTCTGGCCAAGCAGGTGGCCTTCAGCGTGCTCTTTGCCGCATTACCCACGCTCTTTGTGCTCGTCGCTTCCGCCGCGCTCATGGAGCACTGGCTGGGAATACCCGTCACCTCAGAGATTCGCACCTTCATCTACGAGCAAACCCCGCCAGAGGCGCACATCATCCTCATTGCGGGAGTCGATCAGGCGATCTCCGATGCGAGCACACAACTGGCGTCGTTTACCGCCATCTTCGCGATTGTGCTGGCGCTTTGGGGAGGCATGGCCGGAGTTGGCGCCCTGATCGAGGCGACGAACCGCGCATATGGCATACGGAATACCCGTAACATCATGAAGAAACGCGGTATGGCGCTCGCAATGACCCTTCTCTTCACGGCCATGGTGGTGCTGACAGTCACGGCTTCGTTCTTCAACGAACGCGTCATCCAGCAGTTGATGGAGTGGTCTGGCCACGACGGGCTGATCGCCGATTTCGGAGAACTCAGTCAGTTGGTCCTTTCGATCTCCATTACATTCGGTGTGCTTTTCATCCTCTACTTTGTCGGACCGGACGTCGCCTTGACAGCACGCATGACGATCCCCGGCGCAGTGCTCGGCACGATGTCGTGGGTGCTCATGATCCAGCTCTTTGGCGTCATCGCCTCCCGGGTTCCGTATCAGAACATCTACGGCGCGGCGGGCACCGCCATCATCTTGCTCTACTTCCTCAACTTCGCGGCGCTCGGGCTCATCATGGGAGCGATTCTCAACGGCGCAATCGGCCACCATTATGACAAGCGGCGCGCGGCCGATCTGGCCGCGCATCCTGAGAAGCTGCGCTACATCGAGGAATATCGGGAACAGTATTCGGATGCGATCTAG
- a CDS encoding SGNH/GDSL hydrolase family protein, with amino-acid sequence MTKVVVCFGDSNTWGAAPDGSGRFAPDVRWTGVLQAELGPGYKIIEEGLNGRTTNIDDTIEEDRNGRAHLPALLESHRPFDLIVIMLGTNDLKLRHNRAAADIAQSAAKLADISRRSLCGPDGANPRVLLMAPPATVAAGHPLDALFAGSVEKSRDFPGHYAFWADAVGVDFLDAGSVIRSSAIDGIHFDAPDHTTLGQAVAAKVKAIIG; translated from the coding sequence GTGACCAAAGTCGTCGTCTGTTTTGGCGATTCCAACACCTGGGGAGCCGCGCCGGATGGGAGCGGGCGTTTCGCGCCGGATGTGCGCTGGACTGGCGTTCTGCAAGCAGAGCTCGGCCCGGGATACAAGATCATCGAAGAAGGGCTCAACGGCCGCACGACCAATATCGATGACACGATCGAAGAAGACCGCAACGGACGCGCCCACTTGCCGGCGCTGCTGGAATCGCACCGGCCCTTCGATCTGATCGTGATCATGCTTGGCACCAACGATCTCAAGCTGCGTCACAATCGCGCAGCCGCCGATATTGCCCAAAGTGCCGCCAAGCTAGCCGACATCTCTCGCAGATCTCTTTGCGGCCCAGACGGCGCAAATCCCAGGGTCCTGCTGATGGCTCCGCCTGCCACCGTCGCGGCCGGCCATCCACTCGATGCCCTGTTTGCGGGTTCGGTCGAGAAGTCCAGGGACTTTCCCGGTCACTACGCATTCTGGGCGGACGCTGTCGGGGTCGACTTTCTGGACGCCGGCAGCGTGATCCGCTCCAGTGCGATCGATGGCATCCATTTCGATGCGCCAGATCACACGACACTGGGCCAGGCCGTCGCAGCGAAGGTCAAGGCAATCATCGGGTAG